One stretch of Pseudoramibacter sp. DNA includes these proteins:
- a CDS encoding DUF4373 domain-containing protein, with the protein MARKHKDKVDYFPLDVVMDTDVRLLDIRFGLAGYAVFIKLYQYIYGQHGYYGEWDADAKLLFCSDQNIREDERALVDEVTDWCLDRGLFSREIYEKYQILTSHGIQAQFLRITKKRAETKIDERFDLVHQDVGKTEASVDKIGITSRRNTQIKQKDKLKPKGKEIDKEWAPETGAVGPEGPHDISLMISDYWNHHVAEPAGLSSVKKPACWNKKRRQAVQSRLAEKGERGILDTFDRVFASDFLTGRSGKWQADFDWVLKAENFQKIAEGRYDNPKQASNESYYDKIIKGGIE; encoded by the coding sequence ATGGCTAGAAAACACAAAGACAAAGTTGACTATTTTCCGTTAGACGTGGTGATGGACACCGATGTCAGGCTTCTCGACATTCGCTTCGGCCTTGCCGGATACGCCGTTTTTATCAAACTCTACCAATATATTTACGGGCAGCACGGATATTACGGCGAGTGGGACGCAGATGCGAAGCTGCTGTTCTGCAGCGATCAGAACATTCGGGAGGATGAGCGGGCACTCGTCGACGAAGTCACGGACTGGTGTCTTGACCGCGGCCTGTTTTCCCGGGAAATATACGAAAAATATCAAATCCTCACGTCCCATGGGATTCAGGCCCAGTTCCTGCGGATCACGAAGAAGCGCGCCGAAACGAAAATTGACGAACGCTTTGATCTCGTGCATCAGGATGTCGGCAAAACTGAAGCATCTGTTGACAAAATCGGCATAACTTCCAGAAGAAATACGCAAATAAAACAGAAAGATAAACTGAAACCGAAAGGGAAAGAGATAGATAAAGAGTGGGCGCCGGAAACCGGCGCTGTGGGTCCCGAAGGGCCCCACGATATCTCTTTAATGATCTCTGATTATTGGAATCATCATGTGGCAGAACCGGCAGGCTTAAGCTCGGTTAAAAAACCAGCGTGCTGGAATAAGAAGCGCAGACAGGCGGTGCAGTCGCGCCTTGCGGAAAAAGGTGAGCGGGGGATTCTCGACACCTTCGACCGGGTCTTCGCCTCGGATTTTTTAACGGGGCGCTCCGGCAAATGGCAGGCGGATTTTGACTGGGTCTTAAAAGCCGAGAATTTTCAGAAAATCGCCGAAGGGCGCTACGACAACCCGAAGCAGGCGTCCAACGAAAGCTATTATGATAAGATTATCAAAGGAGGCATAGAATGA
- a CDS encoding transketolase family protein, with the protein MEKIATREAYGKYLVELGKKNPKIVVFDGDLSGATKTSYFRAEFPDRHFNAGIAEADLMGMAAGISTTGLIPFASTFAIFGAGRAFEIIRNSICYSNLNVNICCTHAGLSVGEDGGSHQSIEDIALMRVLPNMHVFVPADAVETHKMIDAALNIDGPCYIRLCRLATNVVLPEDYEFVPGKAVELKKGSDVTIMAIGLMVERALEAAETLEKEGISARVLNMGSIKPIDKAAIEAAAKETGAIVTAEEHSVIGGLAGAVCETLAETTACPVEKVGVNDVFGQSGKALEVLEHYGLTAEHIVEAAKKAISRK; encoded by the coding sequence ATGGAAAAAATCGCCACTAGAGAAGCATATGGGAAATATCTTGTCGAACTGGGCAAGAAGAATCCGAAAATCGTCGTCTTTGACGGGGACTTGTCCGGCGCCACCAAGACGTCGTATTTCAGAGCCGAATTCCCGGACCGTCACTTTAACGCCGGGATCGCCGAAGCGGACCTCATGGGCATGGCCGCTGGGATTTCCACCACCGGGCTCATCCCCTTCGCGTCGACCTTCGCCATTTTCGGCGCAGGCCGCGCCTTTGAAATCATCCGCAACAGCATCTGCTATTCAAATCTTAACGTCAACATCTGCTGCACCCACGCGGGTCTTTCCGTCGGGGAAGACGGGGGCTCCCACCAGTCCATCGAAGACATCGCCCTGATGCGGGTGCTGCCGAACATGCACGTTTTTGTCCCGGCTGACGCGGTGGAAACCCACAAGATGATCGACGCGGCGCTTAACATCGACGGCCCGTGCTACATCCGTCTGTGCCGCCTGGCCACCAACGTCGTCCTGCCGGAAGACTACGAATTTGTCCCAGGCAAAGCCGTTGAACTTAAGAAGGGTTCTGACGTCACCATCATGGCCATCGGCCTCATGGTCGAACGGGCCCTCGAAGCCGCGGAAACCCTCGAAAAAGAAGGCATCTCCGCCAGAGTTCTCAACATGGGCTCCATCAAGCCGATCGACAAAGCGGCCATCGAAGCGGCGGCTAAAGAAACCGGCGCCATCGTCACCGCAGAAGAACACTCCGTCATCGGCGGCCTCGCCGGCGCGGTCTGCGAAACCCTCGCGGAAACGACAGCCTGCCCGGTTGAAAAAGTCGGCGTGAATGACGTCTTCGGCCAGTCCGGAAAGGCCCTGGAAGTGCTCGAACACTACGGCCTCACCGCTGAACACATCGTAGAAGCTGCGAAAAAAGCCATTTCCCGCAAATAA
- a CDS encoding MarR family winged helix-turn-helix transcriptional regulator: MENREISVFWETFGAFRKAYVAAKTPVCAKYSLPRRALDILLFLHHNPTFNTAAQIAEKRGWPKSQVSTALKTLKARGYVTGNFKGVNRKTVYLALTEKAVPVIQTGTAMQRAFFNGVLSGCEARDLEAAKRLIQQMHDNLKTGRD, translated from the coding sequence ATGGAAAATCGTGAAATCTCTGTATTCTGGGAGACTTTCGGGGCTTTCAGAAAAGCCTACGTCGCCGCTAAGACGCCGGTGTGCGCGAAATACAGCTTGCCCAGGCGGGCCCTGGACATTTTGCTCTTTCTGCATCACAATCCGACTTTTAACACCGCGGCCCAAATCGCCGAAAAGCGGGGCTGGCCCAAGTCCCAGGTGTCCACGGCTTTAAAGACCCTCAAGGCCCGGGGCTATGTGACCGGGAATTTTAAAGGGGTAAACCGCAAGACCGTGTATCTCGCCCTCACCGAAAAAGCGGTTCCTGTGATCCAGACCGGCACCGCGATGCAGCGGGCATTTTTTAACGGGGTGTTGTCGGGCTGTGAAGCCCGCGATCTCGAAGCCGCAAAACGCCTGATCCAACAAATGCATGACAATTTAAAAACGGGGAGGGATTAA
- a CDS encoding THUMP domain-containing class I SAM-dependent RNA methyltransferase — MLELIATTAFGLESVVKQEIKELGYAITKVEDGRVHFEGDARAIPRANLWLRCADRVLLSVGNFTAVTFDELFEKTRALPWEDYIPEDGAFPAAKISSVKSKLFSKSDGQRIVKKAVAVRLGEAYGEGHLPETGAAYPIYIKLLKDQVTLAINTSGPGLNKRGYRAHGNGAPLKETLAAALVKLSRWRPDRFFLDPLCGSGTIVIEAAMIGRNQAPGMHRHFDSEAWPEVGRLLWDQAREEAQDVLKRSPNFRVLGSDIDPKALKQARLNADLAGVSDYTAFQRLPVQEVRTRRRYGVIVTNPPYGSRLLDHDQVSELTKDMGEVFRALPDWSYFILSGYEDFEKDFGQRATKNRKLYNSMIKTYFYQYYGPLPPRRGRLEAIAGNKGVNHEK; from the coding sequence ATGCTCGAACTCATTGCCACCACCGCCTTCGGACTCGAGAGCGTCGTCAAGCAGGAGATTAAGGAGCTGGGCTACGCGATTACCAAAGTCGAAGACGGCCGGGTCCATTTTGAAGGGGATGCCCGGGCGATTCCCCGGGCGAATTTGTGGCTGCGCTGCGCCGACCGGGTGCTCCTCAGTGTCGGAAACTTCACGGCTGTCACCTTCGACGAGCTGTTCGAAAAGACCCGCGCCCTGCCCTGGGAAGACTACATCCCCGAAGACGGGGCCTTTCCCGCGGCGAAGATCTCGTCTGTGAAGTCGAAGCTGTTCAGCAAGTCCGACGGCCAGCGCATCGTGAAAAAGGCCGTGGCCGTGCGCCTCGGCGAGGCCTACGGAGAGGGGCATCTGCCGGAGACCGGGGCGGCGTACCCCATCTACATCAAGCTCTTAAAAGACCAGGTGACCCTCGCGATCAACACCAGCGGGCCGGGACTCAACAAGCGGGGCTACCGGGCCCACGGCAACGGGGCGCCCCTTAAGGAGACGTTGGCGGCGGCCCTCGTGAAGCTCTCCCGGTGGCGGCCGGACCGGTTTTTCTTAGATCCCCTGTGCGGCTCGGGCACCATCGTCATCGAAGCGGCGATGATCGGCCGAAATCAGGCCCCGGGGATGCACCGGCACTTTGACAGCGAAGCCTGGCCTGAAGTGGGCCGCCTCCTCTGGGATCAGGCGAGGGAAGAAGCCCAGGATGTTTTAAAGCGTTCGCCGAATTTCAGAGTCCTCGGCAGCGACATCGACCCGAAGGCCTTAAAGCAGGCGCGCCTTAACGCGGACCTGGCCGGGGTTTCCGATTACACTGCCTTTCAGCGCCTGCCGGTGCAGGAGGTGAGGACCCGCCGCCGCTACGGGGTCATCGTCACGAACCCGCCCTACGGCAGCCGCCTTCTCGATCATGATCAAGTTTCGGAACTTACGAAGGACATGGGCGAGGTGTTTCGCGCCCTGCCCGACTGGTCGTATTTTATCTTAAGCGGCTACGAAGACTTTGAAAAAGATTTCGGACAGCGGGCGACGAAGAACCGCAAGCTCTACAACAGCATGATCAAAACGTATTTTTATCAGTATTACGGGCCGCTTCCGCCACGCCGCGGGCGTCTTGAAGCGATCGCCGGAAACAAGGGAGTCAACCATGAAAAATAA
- the fsa gene encoding fructose-6-phosphate aldolase, whose protein sequence is MKFFLDTANVDDIRRANDMGVIQGVTTNPSLIAKEGRDFNEVIKEITSIVDGPISGEVKATTTDAEGMIAEGREIAKIHPNMVVKIPMTEEGLKATKVLSSEGIKCNVTLIFSPAQAILAALAGAAYVSPFLGRLDDIATPGIELVQTIAEVFEVQGIETEIIAASIRNPIHVVDCAAAGADICTIPMKVVEQMTHHPLTDIGIKNFQRDYIAVFGDK, encoded by the coding sequence ATGAAATTTTTTCTCGACACCGCTAATGTAGACGACATCCGCCGCGCCAACGACATGGGCGTGATTCAGGGGGTCACCACCAACCCGTCCTTAATCGCCAAGGAAGGCCGGGACTTCAACGAAGTCATCAAGGAAATCACGTCGATTGTCGACGGCCCGATTTCCGGGGAAGTCAAAGCGACGACCACCGACGCCGAAGGCATGATCGCTGAAGGCCGGGAAATCGCCAAAATTCACCCGAACATGGTCGTGAAGATCCCGATGACCGAAGAAGGCCTGAAGGCGACGAAGGTGCTCTCTTCTGAAGGCATCAAGTGCAACGTGACGCTGATCTTCTCACCGGCTCAGGCGATCCTCGCGGCGCTGGCTGGCGCGGCTTACGTCTCACCGTTCCTCGGCCGCCTCGACGACATCGCAACCCCTGGGATCGAATTGGTCCAGACCATTGCCGAAGTCTTCGAAGTCCAGGGCATCGAAACGGAAATCATCGCGGCGTCGATCCGCAACCCGATCCACGTGGTCGACTGCGCGGCTGCCGGCGCGGACATCTGCACGATCCCGATGAAGGTTGTCGAACAGATGACCCATCATCCGCTGACCGATATCGGCATCAAGAATTTCCAGCGCGACTACATCGCGGTATTCGGCGACAAGTAA
- the lspA gene encoding signal peptidase II — protein sequence MLMYILLIGLCLTADQITKVLAVRFLAPITTVPIIPRVFHLTYIENTGAAFSIFAGKSVFLILFTSVLIAFLIWLLYRLPKTKAYLSLNTAFCLVIGGALGNLVDRIHYGYVVDFFDFRLIGFAIFNVADCFVVIGCIFIIVKVIQNSLNAPD from the coding sequence ATGCTCATGTACATACTGCTCATCGGCCTGTGCCTGACCGCCGACCAGATCACCAAGGTGCTGGCCGTGCGTTTTCTCGCGCCGATCACCACCGTGCCCATCATCCCCCGGGTGTTTCACCTGACCTACATCGAAAACACCGGCGCCGCTTTCAGCATCTTCGCCGGAAAATCCGTGTTCTTGATTTTGTTCACCTCGGTTTTGATCGCTTTTCTGATCTGGCTTTTATACCGTCTGCCGAAGACCAAGGCGTATTTGAGTCTCAACACCGCGTTCTGCCTCGTCATCGGCGGGGCCCTCGGCAATCTCGTGGACCGGATTCATTACGGCTACGTCGTCGATTTCTTCGACTTCCGCCTCATCGGCTTCGCGATCTTCAACGTCGCCGACTGTTTCGTCGTCATCGGCTGCATCTTCATCATCGTAAAGGTGATCCAAAACAGCCTAAACGCGCCGGATTAA
- the rlmB gene encoding 23S rRNA (guanosine(2251)-2'-O)-methyltransferase RlmB, with protein sequence MKNKPAHRPKTARHRGENFESAGTGFVIIGKNPVKEALREDRQIDRIYVMKDNRDHVLGDITAQAKKKGIVIHSVEKQKLNQIARNAGFENTNHQGIAAMMAPFDFADLDTVIRDAGDGLFVILDHIVDPHNFGAIVRSANLCGAAAVIFPERRSASVSAVSMKASAGAMNATPMVKAANLSQVIETLKDAGYWIACADMDGEPYEKIDWKGKMALVIGNEGAGISPNVRKHCDFTASIPNYGTVDSFNASVAAGVLLCEAARQRHER encoded by the coding sequence ATGAAAAATAAACCAGCCCATCGGCCCAAAACCGCACGGCACCGCGGGGAAAACTTTGAATCTGCAGGCACAGGCTTCGTGATCATCGGCAAGAACCCGGTGAAGGAAGCCCTTCGGGAAGACCGCCAGATCGACCGAATCTACGTCATGAAGGACAACCGGGACCACGTCCTCGGGGACATCACGGCCCAGGCCAAGAAAAAGGGCATCGTGATTCACTCGGTCGAAAAGCAGAAACTGAATCAGATCGCCCGGAACGCCGGCTTTGAAAACACGAACCACCAGGGCATCGCCGCGATGATGGCGCCCTTCGATTTCGCTGACCTCGACACGGTGATTAGGGACGCCGGGGACGGCCTCTTCGTGATTCTCGATCACATCGTCGATCCCCACAATTTCGGGGCCATCGTCCGCTCGGCGAACCTGTGCGGCGCCGCGGCGGTGATCTTCCCCGAAAGGCGTTCGGCGTCGGTGTCGGCGGTGTCCATGAAGGCCTCCGCCGGGGCCATGAACGCCACGCCCATGGTCAAGGCCGCAAACCTCTCCCAGGTGATCGAAACCTTAAAGGATGCCGGGTACTGGATCGCCTGCGCCGACATGGACGGCGAGCCCTACGAAAAAATCGACTGGAAGGGGAAGATGGCGCTGGTCATCGGCAACGAAGGGGCCGGGATCAGCCCGAACGTGAGAAAGCACTGCGACTTCACCGCGTCGATTCCGAACTACGGCACGGTCGATTCCTTCAACGCCTCGGTGGCGGCCGGGGTGCTCCTCTGTGAAGCGGCCCGCCAGCGCCATGAACGGTGA
- a CDS encoding replicative helicase loader/inhibitor — translation MNKQGAARIMKMLKAAYPNFDNNASPADIMDMWLWRFKDTPFEVVFEAVGEYIDGDHSFAPTVGQIKKIIADKNPGMTAAEGWQEIEGALKNAGRDSKTEFEKLSPAVRAYVNSPATLKYLATTPYSSGEYEAYQTRFFKCFKGDVPAQAPDDQTQNKKLENGGEDPRMRKLLQNLDQKMREKNKKEDEEKKEKQENQEAESKA, via the coding sequence ATGAACAAACAAGGTGCGGCGCGCATCATGAAGATGCTCAAGGCCGCTTATCCCAACTTCGACAACAACGCGAGCCCCGCGGACATCATGGACATGTGGCTGTGGCGGTTCAAGGACACGCCCTTCGAGGTGGTGTTCGAGGCCGTGGGCGAGTACATCGACGGCGACCACAGTTTCGCGCCGACGGTGGGGCAGATCAAGAAGATCATCGCCGACAAAAACCCGGGGATGACGGCGGCCGAGGGCTGGCAGGAGATCGAGGGGGCCCTCAAAAACGCGGGCCGGGACAGCAAGACCGAGTTCGAGAAGCTCTCCCCGGCGGTTCGCGCCTATGTGAATTCCCCGGCGACCCTCAAATACCTCGCGACGACGCCCTATTCGTCCGGGGAGTACGAGGCCTATCAGACGCGGTTCTTTAAGTGTTTTAAGGGCGATGTCCCGGCTCAGGCTCCGGATGATCAAACGCAAAACAAAAAGCTTGAAAACGGCGGAGAGGATCCGAGAATGCGAAAGCTTCTTCAGAATTTAGATCAGAAGATGCGGGAGAAAAATAAAAAAGAAGATGAGGAGAAGAAAGAGAAGCAGGAAAATCAAGAAGCTGAATCAAAGGCGTGA
- a CDS encoding NYN domain-containing protein, producing MNGDQPTLIVDGYNVIYERASEANRPVGDLENERKWLVDTLADYSGYRGIETVVVFDAYNRKDFEKREFSVSGISVIFTPFGETADSFIEGLVYAIMGAHRDARKYRRNLRVEVVSSDNAVQQIVLGGGATRMSSRELLIDIKNVKKRAKAAHAIKPAAPHHNRLSENMAGDVRNILDAMRKSDIKENK from the coding sequence ATGAACGGTGATCAGCCGACTCTCATCGTGGACGGCTACAACGTCATCTACGAGCGGGCGAGTGAGGCAAACCGGCCGGTGGGGGACCTCGAAAACGAGCGCAAATGGCTCGTCGACACCCTCGCCGATTACAGCGGCTACCGGGGGATCGAGACGGTGGTGGTCTTCGACGCCTACAACCGCAAAGACTTCGAGAAGCGGGAATTTTCCGTCAGCGGCATTTCCGTCATCTTCACCCCTTTCGGGGAGACCGCGGACAGCTTCATCGAAGGGCTCGTGTACGCGATTATGGGGGCCCACCGGGACGCGCGCAAATATCGGCGAAATTTAAGAGTCGAAGTTGTGTCGTCTGACAACGCCGTTCAGCAGATCGTCCTCGGGGGCGGGGCGACCCGGATGTCGTCGAGAGAACTTTTGATCGATATCAAAAACGTGAAGAAACGGGCGAAGGCCGCCCACGCGATTAAGCCTGCCGCACCCCACCACAACCGTTTAAGTGAAAATATGGCCGGGGACGTCCGGAACATCCTCGACGCCATGCGCAAGTCGGATATTAAAGAAAATAAATGA
- a CDS encoding flavodoxin family protein, translating to MANIVILNGSPRPKGNTAALIQSFTEGAESADNQVTTFMLDKMDIHGCKGCFGGHSDEVCPCVQKDDMAKIYPAVKTADVVVFASPLYFWNFSGQLRTATDRLFALEEGGGEYLRGEKSCALLMAAEGHGFAHALAYYEFLAQKLKWQDLGHVTAGGVNQIGDIAGHEALKKAYDLGASIQ from the coding sequence ATGGCAAACATCGTGATTTTAAACGGCAGCCCCCGACCCAAGGGCAACACCGCAGCGCTGATTCAATCCTTCACCGAAGGGGCCGAATCGGCGGACAACCAGGTCACCACTTTTATGCTCGATAAGATGGACATTCACGGCTGCAAAGGCTGTTTCGGCGGCCACAGCGACGAAGTCTGCCCCTGCGTTCAGAAAGACGACATGGCGAAAATCTACCCGGCGGTGAAGACCGCGGATGTCGTCGTCTTTGCGAGCCCGCTGTACTTCTGGAATTTCAGCGGGCAGCTGCGCACCGCGACCGACCGGCTCTTCGCCCTCGAAGAAGGGGGCGGCGAGTATTTAAGAGGGGAAAAGTCCTGCGCGCTCCTCATGGCCGCCGAAGGCCACGGCTTCGCCCACGCCCTGGCCTATTACGAGTTCCTGGCCCAAAAGCTCAAATGGCAGGACCTCGGCCACGTGACCGCCGGCGGGGTGAACCAGATCGGGGATATTGCAGGGCACGAAGCCCTCAAAAAAGCCTATGATCTCGGCGCATCGATTCAGTAA
- a CDS encoding AEC family transporter, whose product MAAFLNAVAAVAMIFALMAVGIFLGRLGWIGEKEKRFLSRFVINIAVPMNCLTGILGHLSHKDLGRMVRLFPVPLLTILICLALSAAAAKLLKLPRRQRGVFIALAFISNTLFIGLPMSKELFGAVSVPWVMVYYMVSTVFTQSVALMLVVHSGEGEETKMTAAGLLKSILTKPPIIGVIAAYLILILGIHLPAFAMDFAGYLGDTVTPLALIYCGYVVYDMGIKNVKLIKGMPTLLILRLILAPAICAGLCLIFHVTGLARPVFIVEAALPSVSQITIMAGNYGADENYAACGTILTMIGMFITIPFLMVVLSR is encoded by the coding sequence ATGGCAGCATTTCTAAACGCGGTGGCGGCGGTGGCGATGATCTTCGCCCTCATGGCCGTGGGGATTTTCCTCGGGCGTCTGGGCTGGATCGGCGAGAAAGAGAAGAGGTTTTTGAGCCGGTTCGTCATCAACATCGCCGTGCCGATGAACTGCCTCACCGGGATTCTCGGACATCTGTCCCACAAGGATCTCGGCCGGATGGTGCGGCTTTTCCCCGTGCCCCTGCTCACGATTCTCATCTGCCTGGCCCTGAGCGCCGCCGCGGCAAAGCTGTTAAAGCTGCCCAGGCGGCAGCGGGGCGTTTTCATCGCTTTAGCTTTTATTTCGAACACGCTCTTTATCGGGCTTCCCATGTCAAAAGAACTCTTCGGCGCCGTGTCGGTGCCGTGGGTCATGGTCTACTACATGGTCAGCACCGTCTTCACCCAATCTGTTGCTTTAATGCTCGTCGTCCATTCCGGGGAAGGCGAGGAGACGAAAATGACCGCGGCTGGCCTGCTTAAGAGCATTTTAACCAAGCCGCCGATTATCGGCGTTATCGCTGCGTATTTGATTTTGATTTTAGGCATACATCTTCCGGCCTTCGCGATGGATTTCGCGGGCTACCTCGGAGACACGGTGACCCCCCTGGCGCTCATCTACTGCGGCTACGTTGTGTACGATATGGGGATCAAGAACGTGAAATTGATTAAGGGCATGCCCACACTTTTGATCCTAAGGCTGATTCTCGCCCCGGCTATCTGCGCGGGCTTATGCCTGATCTTTCACGTCACCGGACTCGCCCGGCCCGTCTTTATCGTCGAAGCGGCCCTGCCCTCGGTGTCACAGATCACCATCATGGCCGGTAACTACGGCGCTGATGAAAACTACGCCGCCTGTGGGACGATCCTCACCATGATCGGCATGTTCATCACGATTCCGTTTCTCATGGTGGTTTTAAGCCGATAA
- the hisS gene encoding histidine--tRNA ligase has protein sequence MEKISSNPVRGTRDILPEEMRIRDELEHTIAGIYKAHGFSRIETPALENIDLLLGSDGGDNLKMLFTVLKRGRKFKPAENSTPHDLCDMGLRYDLTLPLSRFYANHAEQLEMPFKAIQIGNVFRAERPQQGRFRSFKQCDIDIIGDPNITAEIELINTTATALLAAGFSDFVIKVNDRRLLTQFILQAGFKAEDVGSVCISLDKVDKIGTDGIKKELVEKGYDAAMIDQFVDAVAGVNLDNVDEKVDAPDAVADLKRVIATSTELAEGRYKIEFDFNLIRGMGYYTGEVFEVRWGDVGYSIAGGGRYDNMVGKYMKQSVPAVGFSIGFERIVGLLMEKGAHLKNPVKKIALFHQKNADMADVIRKADALREQGYAVNLITEKKKIGKQINHCEAHGYAGFMVYGRDLEIRFFGEDH, from the coding sequence ATGGAAAAAATATCATCGAATCCGGTCCGCGGCACCCGGGACATTCTCCCCGAAGAAATGCGCATCCGCGACGAACTGGAACACACCATCGCGGGCATCTACAAGGCCCACGGCTTCTCCCGCATCGAAACCCCGGCCCTGGAAAACATCGACCTGCTCTTAGGCTCCGACGGCGGGGACAATTTAAAGATGCTCTTTACGGTCTTAAAACGGGGGCGGAAGTTTAAGCCCGCGGAAAATTCGACGCCCCACGACCTGTGCGACATGGGGCTGCGCTACGACTTGACCCTGCCTTTGTCCCGGTTCTACGCCAACCATGCGGAACAGCTGGAAATGCCCTTCAAGGCGATTCAGATCGGCAACGTCTTCCGGGCGGAACGCCCCCAGCAGGGCCGCTTCCGCTCCTTTAAGCAGTGCGACATCGACATCATCGGCGACCCGAACATCACCGCGGAAATCGAACTCATCAACACCACGGCGACGGCGCTGCTCGCGGCGGGGTTCTCGGATTTCGTGATCAAAGTCAATGACCGCAGGCTTCTGACCCAGTTTATCCTCCAGGCGGGCTTTAAGGCCGAAGATGTGGGCTCGGTCTGTATTTCTCTCGATAAGGTCGACAAGATCGGCACCGACGGCATCAAGAAGGAACTCGTCGAAAAGGGCTATGACGCGGCCATGATCGATCAGTTTGTGGATGCCGTGGCCGGCGTCAATCTCGACAACGTCGACGAAAAAGTGGACGCCCCGGACGCCGTGGCCGACCTCAAGCGGGTCATCGCCACCTCGACGGAACTCGCGGAAGGGCGCTACAAGATCGAATTCGACTTCAACCTGATCCGGGGCATGGGCTACTACACCGGGGAAGTGTTTGAAGTGCGCTGGGGCGACGTGGGCTACTCCATCGCCGGGGGCGGCCGCTACGACAACATGGTCGGCAAGTACATGAAGCAGTCGGTGCCGGCGGTGGGCTTCTCCATCGGCTTTGAACGCATCGTCGGGCTTTTGATGGAAAAAGGCGCGCACCTGAAGAATCCGGTGAAGAAAATCGCCCTGTTCCACCAGAAAAACGCCGACATGGCCGATGTGATCAGAAAAGCGGACGCCTTGAGAGAACAAGGCTATGCGGTGAACCTCATCACCGAAAAGAAGAAGATCGGCAAGCAGATTAATCACTGCGAAGCACACGGCTACGCGGGCTTCATGGTCTACGGCCGGGATCTCGAAATCCGATTCTTCGGCGAAGATCATTAA